A genome region from Mycobacterium florentinum includes the following:
- a CDS encoding Hsp70 family protein produces MYDPLGLSIGTTNLVAARDGNPPVSRRAVLTLYPHCAPKVGLPEEDPNLTEPGMLMSGFVDRVGDSVALVSGDGSAHDPDLLMVEALDAMVLAAGADAGSSEISIAVPSYWKPATTQALRNGLRTHLGFVRSGMAPRLVSDAIASVTAANAELCLAATGVVGLLDFGGSGTSATLVDLAGDLKPLSATMRYTDFSGGEIDAALLLCVFEELGHGSGIDPASTAAVGQLARLREQCRAAKEQLSTERTTEFVAELGGRRATMKFTRDELGDLIQDRLTGLIYAFDDMLCRHRKSWSDLSAVVTVGGVASIPLVNERLSVHSRRPVVSPAQPAFAAAAGALVLAARGEEQDLRTRTSIGLLAASSGSDIIELPAGDLLVIDEEALTDRELAWSQTEYPGDIRVPYTPEAFDEESNPGGWSMRLNVIEPPRDRAWRRVRLSQLVVGMFALVAMTAVGGVAYTLTGIENRQAPPVPSVAPVPLPPVSSLMPSPAPPPPTAVPPPPTAAPVPSSVPPPPPEPPPSPPPPPVVTAEPPPVVTHPHPRPPQTTQPPSPVMTTPTTTPPPPSTTPPPPTTTPPPPSTSTQPPMTTQWIHVPLLPVPIPIQVPASQAPAAPQYPAQQYPGQYPGGGYGGGYPPSGGGYSQNPFLGPGY; encoded by the coding sequence ATGTACGACCCACTTGGGTTGTCGATCGGAACCACCAACCTGGTCGCAGCGCGTGACGGAAACCCGCCGGTTTCACGTCGAGCAGTGCTCACGCTGTACCCGCACTGCGCACCCAAAGTTGGTCTGCCCGAAGAGGACCCGAACCTCACTGAGCCCGGCATGTTGATGAGCGGGTTCGTCGACCGCGTCGGCGACTCGGTGGCGCTCGTCTCTGGCGATGGCTCGGCTCACGACCCCGACCTGTTGATGGTCGAAGCACTGGACGCGATGGTGCTCGCCGCGGGTGCGGACGCGGGCTCCTCGGAGATCTCGATCGCCGTTCCGTCGTACTGGAAACCCGCTACCACGCAGGCATTACGCAACGGATTGCGCACACATCTAGGTTTCGTGCGAAGCGGTATGGCACCGCGCCTGGTCTCGGACGCGATCGCGTCGGTGACCGCGGCGAACGCCGAGCTGTGCCTTGCCGCAACCGGAGTCGTCGGATTGCTCGATTTCGGCGGCTCGGGTACCTCGGCCACCCTGGTAGACCTCGCCGGTGATCTCAAACCGCTCAGCGCCACAATGCGTTACACCGACTTCTCCGGCGGCGAGATCGACGCGGCATTATTGCTCTGCGTGTTCGAGGAGCTGGGACATGGCAGCGGCATCGACCCGGCCAGCACCGCCGCGGTCGGGCAACTGGCCCGGCTCCGGGAGCAGTGCCGCGCCGCCAAGGAGCAGCTATCTACAGAACGCACAACGGAATTCGTGGCCGAGCTCGGTGGGCGCCGGGCCACCATGAAGTTCACCCGTGACGAGTTGGGTGACCTCATCCAGGATCGGCTGACCGGCCTCATCTACGCGTTCGACGATATGTTGTGCCGGCACCGCAAGAGCTGGAGTGATCTGTCCGCGGTGGTTACCGTCGGCGGTGTCGCCAGCATTCCACTTGTCAACGAACGCCTTTCGGTGCACAGCCGCCGACCGGTGGTGTCACCGGCACAACCCGCGTTCGCGGCCGCCGCCGGCGCACTGGTGCTGGCCGCGCGCGGTGAAGAACAGGACCTGCGCACCCGCACGTCCATCGGCCTGCTCGCCGCTTCGTCGGGCAGCGACATCATCGAACTGCCCGCCGGCGACCTGTTGGTGATCGACGAGGAAGCGCTCACCGATCGCGAGTTGGCTTGGTCGCAAACCGAATACCCTGGCGATATCCGGGTGCCCTACACGCCCGAGGCCTTCGACGAAGAGAGCAACCCCGGTGGTTGGTCGATGCGCCTGAACGTGATCGAGCCGCCCCGGGACCGCGCGTGGCGCCGGGTGCGGCTGTCGCAGTTGGTCGTCGGGATGTTCGCACTGGTGGCCATGACCGCGGTCGGCGGTGTGGCGTACACATTGACCGGGATCGAAAACCGACAGGCACCTCCGGTGCCGTCCGTCGCGCCCGTGCCGCTGCCACCGGTCAGCTCGCTGATGCCTAGTCCTGCACCGCCACCTCCCACGGCGGTACCACCGCCGCCCACCGCTGCGCCGGTGCCCTCTTCGGTGCCGCCGCCGCCGCCGGAACCTCCACCGTCGCCACCGCCGCCACCGGTGGTGACCGCCGAGCCGCCGCCGGTCGTCACGCATCCGCATCCGCGTCCGCCGCAGACGACTCAGCCGCCGTCGCCGGTGATGACCACGCCGACGACGACGCCTCCGCCGCCCTCGACGACGCCGCCGCCGCCGACGACGACGCCTCCGCCGCCGAGTACCTCCACGCAGCCGCCGATGACCACGCAGTGGATCCACGTTCCGTTGCTGCCGGTGCCGATCCCGATCCAGGTGCCGGCAAGTCAGGCACCGGCCGCTCCGCAATACCCGGCTCAGCAATATCCGGGGCAGTATCCGGGTGGCGGCTACGGCGGCGGATATCCCCCCAGCGGGGGCGGGTACTCACAGAACCCGTTCCTGGGCCCCGGCTATTAG
- a CDS encoding TetR/AcrR family transcriptional regulator, whose translation MFIVGGQTHGRSVRPTRRTSAPRKRGDDTRAKIIDETVRCIQEEGFAAATAKHVAERAGVTWGVIQYHFGDRNGLLMAVVDDGVDRLIESLSSADVSELPPQQRIEVVIDTAWSCYSSPTSMAAFEILRATRGSLGDSSRRHLLEMNSAIAQLGRLITTDPANAGVAEVIWATLRGVVLAQMVTGTTIDWSLERRALIDMVTRVLQ comes from the coding sequence ATGTTCATCGTCGGAGGCCAGACACACGGGCGCTCGGTCAGGCCGACCCGGCGCACCAGTGCGCCGCGCAAACGTGGCGACGACACCCGGGCGAAGATCATCGACGAGACGGTGCGCTGCATCCAGGAGGAAGGCTTCGCCGCCGCCACCGCCAAGCACGTGGCCGAACGTGCCGGTGTCACCTGGGGCGTCATCCAATACCACTTCGGTGATCGCAACGGCCTGCTGATGGCCGTCGTGGACGACGGGGTGGACCGGCTGATCGAAAGCCTGTCGTCGGCCGACGTCAGCGAGCTGCCGCCACAACAGCGCATCGAGGTCGTCATCGACACCGCGTGGAGTTGCTACAGCAGTCCGACGTCGATGGCCGCGTTCGAGATCCTGCGAGCCACTCGCGGCAGCCTCGGTGATTCCTCGCGGCGCCACCTGCTCGAGATGAACTCCGCGATCGCCCAGCTCGGTCGGCTGATCACCACGGATCCGGCGAATGCGGGTGTGGCCGAGGTGATTTGGGCCACGCTACGGGGTGTGGTGCTGGCCCAGATGGTCACCGGGACGACCATCGATTGGAGCCTGGAGCGACGGGCCCTGATCGACATGGTCACCCGTGTGCTGCAATGA
- a CDS encoding nuclear transport factor 2 family protein yields the protein MTLDDLADIEAIKQVKYRYLRALDTKHWDDFTDTLADDIKADYGPSIGNELHFTNRADLVEYMRTSLPANVLTEHRVTHPEIIVDGDSATGSWYLQDKVIVADLDFMLIGAAFYRDTYRRTENGWKISGTGYDRTYDATMSLKGMDFNVKPGRAINSAG from the coding sequence ATGACCCTCGACGATCTGGCCGACATCGAAGCCATCAAGCAAGTCAAATACCGGTATCTGCGCGCACTGGACACCAAGCACTGGGACGACTTCACCGACACCCTGGCCGACGACATCAAGGCAGACTACGGGCCGTCGATCGGCAACGAGTTGCACTTCACCAACCGCGCCGACTTGGTCGAGTACATGCGGACCTCGCTGCCCGCGAACGTCCTCACCGAGCACCGGGTGACCCATCCCGAGATCATCGTGGACGGCGACTCCGCAACGGGCAGTTGGTATCTGCAGGACAAGGTCATCGTCGCCGATTTGGACTTCATGCTGATCGGTGCGGCCTTCTACCGCGACACCTACCGGCGGACCGAGAACGGTTGGAAGATCAGCGGAACCGGTTACGACCGAACCTACGACGCCACAATGTCGTTGAAGGGCATGGACTTCAACGTCAAGCCCGGTCGCGCCATCAACAGCGCCGGCTGA
- a CDS encoding L,D-transpeptidase family protein, translating to MRRLLASLCALWISLVLAPTAGAAPAGTPGAVPWFANSVGNATQVVSVVSTGGSNATMEIFQRTAAGWQSLRSGIPTHVGSAGMAPQAKSGVPATPMGVYSLDAAFGTAPNPGTGLPYTQVAGPNYWWSGDDHSPTFNSMQVCPKAQCQFNTSESENLQIPQYKHAVVMGVNKNKTPGGGAAFFFHTTDGQPTEGCVAVDDAQLVSIMKWLRPGAVIAITK from the coding sequence ATGCGCCGACTGCTCGCTTCGCTGTGCGCCCTGTGGATTTCGCTCGTGCTCGCGCCGACGGCAGGTGCCGCCCCGGCCGGCACCCCGGGCGCCGTTCCGTGGTTTGCGAACTCGGTTGGCAATGCCACACAGGTGGTTTCGGTTGTCAGCACCGGCGGTTCGAACGCGACGATGGAGATATTCCAGCGCACCGCGGCGGGCTGGCAGTCGCTGCGGTCCGGCATCCCGACGCACGTCGGGTCGGCGGGCATGGCGCCGCAGGCCAAGAGCGGCGTTCCGGCCACGCCGATGGGCGTCTACAGCCTTGACGCCGCATTCGGCACCGCGCCGAATCCCGGTACCGGACTGCCGTACACCCAGGTCGCCGGACCCAACTACTGGTGGAGCGGCGACGACCACAGCCCGACGTTCAACTCGATGCAGGTGTGTCCGAAGGCGCAGTGCCAGTTCAACACGTCCGAGAGTGAGAACCTGCAGATCCCGCAGTACAAGCACGCGGTCGTGATGGGCGTCAACAAGAACAAGACGCCGGGTGGTGGCGCCGCCTTCTTCTTCCACACCACCGACGGCCAGCCGACCGAGGGTTGCGTGGCGGTCGACGATGCTCAGCTGGTGTCGATCATGAAATGGCTGCGGCCCGGCGCAGTCATCGCGATCACCAAGTAG
- a CDS encoding phosphatase PAP2 family protein, producing the protein MTRPRPSMAAYAALVAVAVYALMWVGYRQNWGWLHGLDWSLLNASHDVAVKHPMWLRFWEVVTNVLGPVPLRLVGTVATVVALLRRNVRAALVLFACGLLNGLVTQAAKGLADRPRPSTMLVPIAQTSFPSGHALETMASVLALLAFVVPMMNATMGRIAMTVSAIILLVVGISRVALNVHYPSDVLAGWALGYLYVLLCLAVFRPKPLPWWAFR; encoded by the coding sequence GTGACTCGCCCACGGCCGTCCATGGCCGCCTATGCCGCGCTGGTGGCCGTCGCGGTCTATGCGCTGATGTGGGTGGGGTACCGCCAGAATTGGGGCTGGCTGCATGGGCTGGATTGGTCGTTGCTGAACGCCTCACACGACGTCGCGGTCAAGCATCCGATGTGGCTGCGGTTCTGGGAAGTCGTGACGAATGTGCTGGGGCCGGTCCCGCTGCGGCTGGTGGGCACGGTGGCGACGGTGGTCGCGCTGCTGCGGCGCAACGTGCGCGCGGCGCTGGTGCTGTTCGCCTGCGGGCTGCTGAACGGGTTGGTGACGCAGGCGGCCAAGGGCCTGGCCGATCGTCCGCGGCCGTCGACCATGCTGGTGCCCATCGCGCAGACGTCGTTTCCCTCCGGGCACGCGCTGGAGACGATGGCGTCGGTGCTCGCGCTGCTGGCCTTCGTCGTGCCGATGATGAACGCGACGATGGGGCGTATCGCGATGACGGTGAGCGCGATCATTCTGTTGGTGGTCGGGATCTCCCGGGTCGCCTTGAACGTGCATTACCCGTCCGACGTCCTGGCCGGCTGGGCGCTCGGATACCTCTACGTTCTGCTGTGCCTGGCGGTGTTTCGTCCTAAACCACTGCCGTGGTGGGCTTTTCGTTGA
- a CDS encoding tautomerase family protein, with the protein MPMLDVYIPDQALPADAEKDLLRQLAEILIEHEGADPSDPVARSLAKVWLHRPAAMLHAGETPSAPHYKVIASVPQGQLDDARTASVVADITNAILAAEEGRYDQDPLRIWVIGNEIPDGNWGAGGRVVRLADIAGAVLRDRDKGRDYAEQRLAGRDVAFAESSGD; encoded by the coding sequence ATGCCCATGCTCGACGTCTACATTCCCGACCAGGCCTTGCCGGCAGATGCCGAAAAAGACTTGCTGCGCCAGCTCGCCGAGATTCTGATCGAACACGAGGGGGCCGACCCATCCGATCCGGTTGCGCGGTCGCTCGCCAAGGTGTGGCTGCATCGGCCCGCGGCGATGCTGCACGCCGGTGAGACACCCTCGGCCCCGCACTACAAGGTGATCGCCTCGGTGCCCCAAGGCCAGCTGGACGATGCGCGCACCGCGAGCGTCGTCGCCGACATCACCAACGCCATCCTGGCGGCCGAAGAGGGGCGCTACGACCAGGACCCATTACGAATCTGGGTCATTGGCAACGAGATTCCCGACGGCAACTGGGGCGCCGGCGGACGGGTGGTCCGTCTTGCGGACATCGCGGGCGCCGTGTTGCGTGACCGCGACAAGGGGCGTGACTACGCCGAGCAACGCCTGGCTGGGCGCGACGTCGCGTTCGCGGAGTCCTCCGGTGACTGA
- a CDS encoding winged helix-turn-helix transcriptional regulator: protein MSDMREHYVADNCSIKRALDVVGEKWTLLVMREAFYGARRFDQFQARIGCARNILSDRLLTLTEAGILRRVPYREPGQRERHEYRLTDKGLDLITAVIALMQWGDRWEADEDGPPVKVLHDDCGHPVEAILHCPHDGTLLTARDLHAVPGPGARLAAGA from the coding sequence ATGTCCGACATGCGTGAGCACTATGTCGCCGACAATTGCTCGATCAAGCGGGCACTCGACGTCGTCGGCGAAAAGTGGACCCTGCTGGTGATGCGTGAAGCGTTCTACGGTGCCCGCCGATTCGATCAGTTCCAGGCCCGCATCGGATGTGCGCGCAACATCCTCAGCGATCGCCTGCTGACCCTGACCGAGGCCGGGATACTCCGGCGGGTCCCTTACCGCGAACCCGGACAACGCGAGCGACACGAATACCGGCTCACCGACAAGGGATTGGACCTCATCACCGCCGTCATCGCCCTGATGCAATGGGGAGACCGCTGGGAAGCCGACGAGGACGGACCGCCGGTCAAGGTCTTGCACGACGATTGCGGCCACCCCGTCGAAGCAATCCTGCACTGCCCCCACGACGGCACGCTGCTGACCGCCCGAGACCTGCACGCCGTGCCCGGACCCGGTGCCCGCCTTGCAGCCGGCGCGTAG
- a CDS encoding alpha/beta fold hydrolase produces the protein MFSRSRLTPAEPSWFTAALAQKPDHCDAEVDGCRIHVRAWGDPDQPPVVFVHGGAAHSGWWDHIAPFFSHTHRVIAPDLSGHGDSDTRASYDLETWAREVMAILPAAGASGRPTIVGHSMGGWVAATAAINRGDEINSVVVIDSPLRDRAPEAARLRNRKRTEYGSRDEILSHFTAVPRQELVLPYVAKHIAAESVRKAGKKWVWKFDPTIFDGELLEPEPDDEESLETMIAQMRCRIGYLSCEAGLVSAAMGELLRSLFQLRGPFVQLAEAGHHPMLDQPLPLVATLRTLLEFWSIT, from the coding sequence TTGTTTTCCCGTTCTCGCCTGACCCCGGCCGAGCCGTCGTGGTTCACGGCCGCACTCGCGCAAAAGCCGGACCATTGCGATGCCGAGGTCGACGGCTGCCGAATACACGTGCGCGCCTGGGGTGACCCGGACCAACCGCCCGTGGTGTTCGTCCACGGTGGCGCCGCGCACTCCGGCTGGTGGGACCACATCGCCCCGTTCTTTTCCCACACCCATCGCGTGATCGCACCGGATCTGTCCGGACACGGCGACAGCGACACCCGCGCCAGCTACGACCTGGAAACCTGGGCGCGGGAAGTGATGGCGATCCTGCCGGCCGCCGGGGCCTCGGGCCGGCCGACCATCGTCGGCCACAGCATGGGTGGTTGGGTGGCGGCGACCGCGGCGATCAATCGTGGCGACGAGATCAACAGCGTCGTGGTGATCGACTCGCCGTTGCGAGACCGTGCGCCCGAAGCGGCAAGGCTGCGCAACCGCAAGCGCACCGAGTATGGATCACGAGACGAAATCCTGTCGCATTTCACAGCGGTGCCCCGGCAGGAGCTGGTGCTGCCCTACGTCGCCAAGCACATCGCCGCCGAATCGGTCCGCAAGGCCGGAAAAAAGTGGGTTTGGAAATTCGACCCGACCATCTTCGATGGTGAATTGCTCGAGCCAGAACCCGACGACGAAGAGTCGCTGGAGACCATGATTGCCCAAATGCGCTGCCGCATAGGCTATCTGAGCTGCGAAGCTGGATTGGTGTCCGCTGCCATGGGCGAGCTGCTGCGGTCGCTCTTCCAACTCAGGGGCCCGTTCGTGCAGCTGGCCGAGGCGGGTCACCATCCCATGCTCGACCAACCGCTGCCGCTTGTCGCGACGTTGCGCACCCTGCTCGAATTCTGGTCGATCACCTAG
- a CDS encoding DUF4383 domain-containing protein: MKWSFAQIALLIICALHVIESVIGFILEPSFATGPGAPTVQLLGMDYNGWHAVAGLALFAPGFVFARRKSWAVLYLILAAIGGALPGIWAFFSHQVAVVFTFPNNTTDAVVHLVTGAVMAAAAAVQIHIDGGLKNSLADLHANHRSAGR, translated from the coding sequence GTGAAGTGGAGTTTCGCGCAGATCGCTCTGCTGATCATTTGTGCGCTGCACGTCATTGAGTCCGTGATCGGATTCATTCTCGAACCCAGCTTCGCGACCGGTCCCGGCGCGCCGACCGTGCAGCTGCTCGGCATGGACTACAACGGGTGGCACGCCGTGGCCGGACTGGCCCTCTTCGCGCCCGGCTTCGTGTTCGCCCGACGAAAATCGTGGGCGGTGCTGTATCTGATCCTCGCCGCGATCGGCGGTGCGCTGCCGGGCATCTGGGCCTTCTTCTCGCACCAGGTCGCCGTCGTTTTCACCTTCCCCAACAACACCACCGACGCCGTGGTCCACCTGGTCACCGGGGCGGTGATGGCCGCGGCCGCGGCCGTGCAGATCCACATCGACGGTGGCCTCAAAAACTCGCTGGCCGATCTGCACGCGAACCATCGGTCCGCGGGGCGTTGA
- the bluB gene encoding 5,6-dimethylbenzimidazole synthase: protein MPFSPGEYSDGAVSEHAFSSQDRRVVYRVIAERRDMRRFVPGSVVPEEVLARLLQAAHAAPSVGLMQPWRFIRITDDAVRRSIHALVDEERPRTAEALGPRGAEFLRLKVEGILECAELLVVALADNRDVHIFGRRTLPQMDLASVSCAIQNLWLAARAEGLGVGWVSLFDPQPLAELLAMPAGAEPVAILCVGPVPEFPDRPALELDGWTRARPLSEFVSENRWSQPPDARPGRPA from the coding sequence ATGCCATTCTCCCCCGGTGAGTACTCCGATGGCGCTGTGAGCGAACATGCGTTCAGCTCGCAAGACCGTCGCGTCGTCTACCGGGTGATCGCCGAACGACGCGACATGCGCCGGTTCGTGCCCGGCAGCGTGGTGCCCGAGGAGGTGCTGGCCCGCCTGTTGCAGGCCGCGCACGCCGCCCCCAGCGTCGGGCTGATGCAACCGTGGCGGTTCATCCGGATCACCGATGACGCGGTGCGCCGCAGCATCCACGCCCTCGTCGACGAGGAACGCCCGCGCACCGCCGAAGCGCTGGGACCGCGCGGCGCGGAGTTTCTGCGGCTGAAGGTCGAGGGCATCCTCGAATGCGCCGAACTCCTGGTGGTGGCGCTGGCGGACAATCGCGACGTCCACATTTTCGGCCGGCGCACGCTGCCGCAGATGGATCTGGCATCGGTGTCCTGCGCGATCCAGAACCTGTGGCTGGCCGCTCGGGCCGAAGGTCTGGGGGTCGGCTGGGTTTCGCTGTTCGATCCGCAACCCCTGGCCGAGCTGCTGGCAATGCCGGCCGGTGCCGAGCCGGTGGCCATCCTGTGCGTCGGACCGGTGCCCGAATTCCCCGACCGGCCGGCCCTCGAGCTCGACGGCTGGACGCGGGCACGACCGCTGTCGGAGTTCGTCTCCGAAAACCGATGGTCTCAGCCGCCGGACGCCCGGCCCGGCCGGCCCGCGTAA
- a CDS encoding sulfatase family protein — MTGDNVLIVHWHDLGRYLGAYGHSDVTSPRLDRLAAESILFTRAHATAPLCTPSRGSLFTGRYPQSNGLVGLAHHGWEYRAGVQTLPQILSESGWHSVLFGMQHETSYPKRLGFDEFDVSNSYCDYVVDRVQDWLRTDAAARGDQPFLLTAGFFETHRPYPRDRYEPADSAAVDPPDYLPDTPEVRGDLADFYGAISTADAAVGRMLDTLAETGLDASTWVVFFTDHGPAFPRAKSTLYDAGTGIALLIRPPASRAATPQVYDELFSGVDLVPTLLELLGLDVPAEIEGVSHAHALLAPDTPADPVREQVYTMKTYHDSFDPIRAIRTKEYSYIENYVPRPLLDLPWDIEESPSGLAVAPFVKSPRPERELYDLRTDPTETTNLLADGDSGMDAVAADLAVRLNDWRQRTGDVIPSDFAGTRIAMRYTETYLQIHHTTPTSRSAIAADRGVEE; from the coding sequence ATGACCGGCGACAACGTACTGATCGTGCACTGGCACGACCTGGGGCGCTATCTCGGCGCCTACGGTCACTCGGACGTCACCAGCCCGCGATTGGACCGGCTCGCCGCCGAGAGCATCCTGTTCACCCGGGCCCATGCCACCGCACCGCTGTGCACGCCGTCGCGGGGCTCGTTGTTCACCGGTCGCTATCCGCAGAGCAACGGACTGGTCGGCCTGGCCCACCACGGCTGGGAATACCGCGCCGGCGTCCAGACCCTGCCCCAGATCCTGTCCGAATCGGGCTGGCATTCGGTGCTTTTCGGTATGCAGCACGAGACGTCCTACCCGAAACGTCTGGGCTTCGACGAATTCGACGTGTCCAACTCCTACTGCGACTACGTGGTGGACAGAGTCCAGGATTGGCTGCGCACCGACGCCGCGGCGCGGGGCGACCAACCGTTCCTGCTGACGGCCGGATTCTTCGAGACCCACCGCCCCTATCCGCGAGACCGCTACGAGCCGGCCGACAGCGCGGCCGTCGATCCGCCCGACTACCTGCCCGACACCCCGGAGGTGCGCGGCGATCTGGCCGACTTCTACGGCGCCATCAGCACGGCCGACGCCGCGGTGGGCCGGATGCTGGACACGCTGGCCGAGACGGGCCTGGACGCCAGCACCTGGGTGGTGTTCTTCACCGATCACGGCCCCGCCTTCCCTCGGGCGAAATCCACGTTGTACGACGCCGGAACCGGCATCGCCCTGCTCATCCGCCCGCCGGCCAGCCGCGCCGCAACACCTCAGGTCTACGACGAGCTGTTCAGCGGCGTCGACCTGGTGCCGACACTGCTGGAGCTGCTGGGCCTCGACGTGCCCGCCGAGATCGAGGGCGTCTCGCACGCGCACGCCCTGCTCGCCCCGGACACACCGGCCGACCCGGTGCGTGAGCAGGTGTACACGATGAAGACCTATCACGACTCGTTCGATCCGATTCGGGCAATCCGCACAAAGGAATACAGCTACATCGAGAACTACGTGCCACGCCCGCTACTAGACCTGCCCTGGGACATCGAAGAGAGCCCCTCGGGTTTGGCGGTTGCGCCGTTCGTGAAATCGCCACGCCCGGAGCGCGAACTCTACGATCTGCGAACCGATCCCACCGAGACCACCAACCTGCTGGCCGACGGCGATTCGGGCATGGACGCGGTTGCCGCGGATTTAGCTGTCCGCCTTAATGATTGGCGCCAGCGTACCGGCGACGTCATCCCGTCGGACTTCGCCGGCACCCGCATCGCGATGCGCTATACCGAGACGTACCTGCAGATCCATCACACGACACCGACAAGCCGGTCGGCGATCGCCGCCGACCGCGGCGTCGAGGAGTAG
- a CDS encoding trans-aconitate 2-methyltransferase, with protein MWDPDVYLAFADHRSRPFYDLLSRVGAERARRVVDLGCGPGNLTKYLEKRWPGSAIEAMDTSPEMVAAARERGIDASVSDLREWKPKPDTDVVVSNAALHWVPEHADLLVRWAGELPSRSWIAVQIPGNFETPSHAAVRAVARREHYAKMLKDIPFRVGAVVQPPAYYANLLMDAGCRVDAWETTYLHQLTGEHPVLEWITGTALVPVRERLDDAGWEQFREELIPLLDDAYPPRADGTTIFPFRRVFIVAEVGGADGG; from the coding sequence ATGTGGGATCCAGACGTCTACCTGGCATTTGCAGACCATCGCAGCCGTCCGTTTTACGACTTGCTCTCGAGAGTGGGGGCCGAGCGGGCGCGCCGGGTGGTCGACCTGGGCTGCGGACCCGGCAACTTGACGAAGTACTTGGAGAAGCGCTGGCCCGGCTCGGCAATCGAGGCGATGGACACCTCGCCGGAGATGGTGGCCGCCGCCCGGGAACGCGGGATCGATGCCTCGGTCAGCGACTTGCGGGAGTGGAAGCCGAAACCCGACACCGACGTGGTGGTCAGCAACGCCGCCCTGCATTGGGTTCCCGAGCATGCCGACCTGCTGGTCCGGTGGGCGGGCGAGCTGCCGTCCCGATCGTGGATCGCGGTCCAGATTCCGGGTAACTTCGAAACTCCGTCACATGCCGCGGTGCGGGCCGTGGCACGCCGCGAACACTACGCAAAGATGCTGAAGGACATACCTTTCCGCGTCGGCGCGGTGGTCCAGCCGCCGGCGTACTACGCCAATTTGTTGATGGATGCGGGCTGCCGGGTCGATGCCTGGGAGACGACGTATCTACACCAGCTGACCGGGGAACACCCAGTGCTGGAATGGATTACCGGCACCGCGCTGGTCCCGGTGCGTGAGCGGCTCGACGACGCGGGCTGGGAACAGTTCCGTGAAGAACTCATCCCGCTGCTCGACGACGCCTACCCGCCCCGTGCCGACGGTACGACAATCTTCCCGTTCCGGCGGGTGTTCATCGTCGCCGAGGTCGGCGGCGCCGACGGCGGATAG